ACACGTGTTTCCACGTGCGCATAATACACACGCGCTAAGAAAATCAGTTTTTGGTGAAGTTCTAATTTGATCTCTGAACCTTTGCTTTTTTTACCAGAATCTGTatgcaattaatttttttactttggtTTCCTCCTTACCGTGAGCCCAAACTTTTCAGAGAAAAGAGGTTTTGTTTCCCATAAATATTGGTATCATCATCTATCTGCctgtttgtttatatttatttttcttaaattaaattgttccattatggacattttgatatgtttttggTGTGTTttagtaattataattataatttttctgtGTTCCTCCTTAGTTCCAACAAGTGTTTGTTCAATCTTCAAATTCAAGTCTCTTGCTGAATCACGAGGtgttattttttttccataaaaaatGTTCTTTTGATAATATATGTTGCAATTTCTTGAAGAATCTAGATTTCTAGTTCGTTCAAGTTGTAGTAGTTATTAAATTTCACTTTTAAAGTTTGTAAGTAGACTtacaatcaaaaaattaatgtcTTAGCATAGAAATTGTTGTCTATGTTTTAGTATAAGAGGCTATTTAGAAATTAGgttcacctaagaatttctcctattTTATATATGGTCATCAAATATATCCTGTATTCTTTTTGTAACTGCTTTGTAACGGTTGCAATTTGAAATTAATACAAATCTatgtttgtttaaaaaaaagcaaaattaaatatatttttaatgtgcaaatcacttttttttaaaagtggagACAAAATCCATCTAAATGCAAAATATAAAGATGATGAGAGAACCTCTAAAccaaatttaagaaaataaaagtgaatgaacaaactaaaacaaaagaaaactctttctttctctattttatctttaaaaataacgTAACTGCGCGTATTTCTATTCGGTTGTcgttaatagtttattttttctgTGCGCGTATCTTCTATTCGGTCGTCgttaataatttattgtttttgttgATGATATCTATCTCTTCGTTTattgctttaattttttaaaatataataattagtcaactttttttatttattttcttgatgAGTTAAAATTTATATACGAAACGCTATCAAATCAACTTATTGCGAATTGAAAATAGAACAAAAATttcaacataaaaataaaattgtttatgagctataaacaatttttttaatactgtATTTTACTGTTACCATCCTTTACAATTTTGTTATgtccttttttttaaaaaagtttgttGTTCTTTTTTATAAAGAGTTTGTCAAGTGGTGATTGAATCCGATGCCATAGGTATTGTTTATGATTTCATAAATCAGTTTTTAGGTGTTGGAAAATTTAGTCAAGGATTAATGAACTTTATTAGTAAAACAATTTTCATAAGTAGATTCGTCAATTAGGTTGGTGTTGGAGTAAAATGTCTATTTCATATCAGGTCATCACATAtagcttttaaatttttctaaatttcttacaaatataaatgtttcgaaTTCGATTTgatgaaatttgatttataaaaaaaacgagTAAATAAACAAactattaaaactaaaaaaacaaacatatgATCCTAAAATGCATAAATCATTATTAAGTTATTTGAAGGCGAATATGCTTGAGAACAATTGATACGACAACATCCGGAGAGCTCAACTGTGGCAAGTGACCAGCCGTAGACATAGCCTCAACAATGGACGGGCCGCCAAGATGTCGATGTAGATACTCAGCCGTAGGGACGGACGACGTCCTATCGGCAGAGCTCTGGAGTATGTGGCAAGGTATTTTTACCTTAGGAAGAATTGGTCGCTTATCATATAAGAAGTTTGCCTTACATACCCATAAAGCAATATCAGGTCTCATATTGAACAAAGTTCTTGAAAATTCTTGAACAGCCGGCGAGTCCATGTCGCCTCCTACGATCATTGGTGCGAACCCTACGCACCATGCCTCGAAATTGGAATGTATTCCATgcaaaatttggtttaattctTCTTCGTCAAATCCTCCTATGTAATCTTTATCATTTAATAGCctacttgaaaaaaaaaattaattaaagttgCACCTataatgaaataataataataataatgaaagcGAATAGCTTATAGATTTTACCTTGGTGACGAACATAGCATGATGAGTTTAGAGAAAAGATCGGGGCGAAAAATGGAGGCAATAATACCGACAATGCCAGAATGACAATGGCCGATAAAAATACAAGATTTTACTTGTAGTTCCTCCAAAATGGCGATCACATCGTAAGCAAAACCTTCAAGATTTGAATATCTATCGAAATCAAAATATTCCGGATTAGTAGTACCAGCACCCATAGTATCGTATAAAACAACCCGATAATCTGCCGTAAGGTAAGGCACCAAGTACCTCCACACCGATTGATCACTGCCAAAACCATGGCCGAGGACTATGACTTGCTCACCGGATCCGAAAACATTGACATTGTGTGCTTTTAGTATTGcttccattttttttccttcaacTATGAACGTACATGCACTAAGTTTGGTGCTTTTTATAGTAGATTCAAAGGTGATGAAAACTATGTGGATATAGACGAAAGAAAGATAGAGTACTAAGTGACAAAGTTTGCATTTCCCATTATGTTCATGGCAATATCTTATAGTAACTCTTCTGATGAGGAAGGGATagcatataaatataaatggaaaagaaaaaagTAGTGGTAAATTCATacctataaatttttattattttaagagtTTAGTCCGATatataacattaaaaataaaataaaagtttagattCACTAGCTGTATTCGTGATGTCtgatatttttagttaaattcatttgtaaagacttttaaaatccagatttttattctaaaatatcTTTAGGTTTTTCAATTTTcgattttgtttattattttgttaaatattttaaatgttttgatggATTATACTTTTTAGTAAGttgtaaattttttgtagtTGAATTAATACTTTagtaaaacaataaataaagagttttatttttatcttttttcaattttgatattACTAAATTAGAAGATTTGaaaattagttttgttttacaattttaatttccaGTTGGGAATCATTCTAAACTTTGGTTTCTTTTGGAAATCATTGTTTGGGAGCTTTGAAAGCGTCGGAACAAAAAAACATCGAATTCAAAGAAATAGAGAAGAATTATCTACCTATTTTTTTGCTTGCTAAGATtgttttcatttataaatgtCATTTTCCTAATTTCACCTATTTTTGTATGAGTTTGTTTTAGAAATTCGGATTGCATTTTATTACTTATTGCTCTGTAATCTCTCCCGTTCAGAGTTGTTTTTATAGTCCATAAGCTCTCGAGACAGGACCTTTTTTTTTGCCACTTTTTAAAGCTTCTTAATATAATCCACAttcataaaagaaattaataattatgtaaTTTGATAGTTTGTTTTTGGTGAAtgaatgaattttataaaattataggaAGTGGCAAAAGAGAACATCCGAAAATAATCAAGAAAacaactttaaaataaaaataagatttaaatgcaccaaaaatcaccaatttttgcGTGTTATTGGTATATAACATGAATTcttaattttgtcaattattTGCATATAAGatcatgtttgtattttttttaagaaacgGTGCTGTTTAAGGGGggaaaacggtgccgttttatgaAAAACGGGCTGTTTTgagagaggggggggggggggggaccgGGGCCATTTTAGGGGGGAAAACAATAccgttttatgtcaaaaacggttattattgtaaaaattagatagttcatatttttatatgtcaaaattaaaaattcgtgttaaatatttaaaacacgcaaaaattaatgatttttggAGCATTTCAACCTAAAAACAATGAATTTAAATTAGGCCAAACTTCATTCCCGAATAAGGAAATCGGATATACATGTAATTTGATAGTCATttgatatttcttttatttaatactttatatttttctacattatatttttattgtctcTTTATATTATCAGTAACATTGAcacatttttttatgaatacatatttatcttttaatttatcgattatatttaattaattattgttagaatatgcaaaaattaaatataattattatagatGCTTACCTCTTGTTAATTTTCTtaagattaattaaatatttactacTATATttcaagtatttttataaaaaaataaaactattatatTCATCACCTAATGTAcccattaattatatatattttaaaagaggTTGAAGTAGTGATTaacttaattattaatatattttcaatacatcttctcaaagaaaatattttcaatacatatatataagcAATTAAAGAGCGTCacgaataaatataaattttcattaaCTTATCACCTTTCATgaagttatttttattaaaggtACATTACatatttttcatacaaattCATATAGTTAATTAGATTTGGATAGACAGGCGACTCGAACCAAATAACAACGAAATTAATATTACATGCTCTTCAAAAAGAGTAACCATTTCAGATTTAAGCATTGATGCACAGTTTAATAAAGGATGATTcttctattattatttatagtagAAATTAATATTACATGCTCTTCAAAAAGAGTAACCATTTAACTATTTTCTTACTGATTTAagtaattttattgtttttgcgTAGCATCATCTCtttgatttaaatataatatgataGTGCTTCAGTTTTAAAATAGTTGTCTCTCTagctatttttatataaattaaaaaaaatctaaatttataaatatttttattaaattatttttactaaaatttattgatattcATAACTATAactctttatttatattttcaaatccttttaataaatatataaaagatacatgtaaaaaatagcaataaatacatagtattataaaataacaaatattacgaattaaattttttatataaagcCATAACTATTTTAAAACGGACAGATTATATTTTCGTTGTTGCTAACTAGGACTGTacagaaaaaatttaaaccaatcaAGTTAAACCAattcaatcaaatcaaattaaatattatgttttagaAGATTGTTGGTTTGATGTTGgtttgaaaaatagaaaaaacattAACTACTGGTCTGATTTgcggttttaaaaattataaaccaacataaaccaaatcaaactaatatatatatatattatattaataaaatgtaaacATTTGTCATTTGCTagtcattattataatttattgaataaatgtaatatttatttttatgataaataagtaattttaaattattaaattttttaattttatatagtaaataaataattatttagtgATGGTTTGAActggttttaaaaaaatatcaaaacaaatcaattttACTGGTTGATAATATGtctgatttgattttgatttgaaaatttacCAAATTAATATATAAGATTTGAACtataatatcaataataaatcAGTCAAACTAAATGATGTACACCTCTCGTCGAATTATATGATTCGTCAGAAAAGGATATGATAATTTCTTGCTAAGATATTAACTTCTTGCTAAGATATAAATCTTACCATCAATGAGCTCtatctcaaatggtataagtgctaggcagcaaactgttaggtcgtgggtttgattcctcccacaagcgctcccccttcccaattatcaaaaaaaaagatataaatctTACCGATATCATGGTGTTTGGAAGAGACATTGGTCATTCTTTTTTTAAGatagtttaaaaaaacaaaataacaacAGAAATATCCAACTTTGCCTCTTACTTTAAATTAGatgttattttgtataaaaaaaacgctactccctccgtcccgtttaaaagggacaaatgacttttttatatatattaaataagcattaattattatagtgctttttattttacttctatttatgatagtgttgcATTTTGTATATAGACTAATAGATAATCATGGAAAAGAAAAAGGAGGTAAAAGAGGAAAATCCATACAGATTAGCATAAAAAATacgatataaattttttaaatgggaTAATAAGAATGGAATATGTCTCATTTTAAATAGGACGAAGGGGTATTTTGTTTTATCTGCATGTATTAGTTAAACGATACAATTACACTCAATTTTAATGGCTTTGATGTcagaaatataatattttgaaaacatcACAACAAGCAACGATATAAGTTACACTACTATAACGTGAACAGCTTGATACACCACGATCTTTATCACgacatcaaaattaaaaaaaaatataacgacaaaattagtatataaatttaaggccaaatgttgtaaaaaggccaaacctttcataaaaatttcacaaaagtcctgacctttcaattttgtcgattttggccaaaaacaaattatttggtctcaattgtggccaactctcaatttgatttcaatttgcctatgtgacgcctatgtggcgcctatgtggcatgccaaatattggaaggtcgggacttttgtgaaaccaaataatctatttttggccaaaatcgacaaaattgaaaggtcatgatttttcatgaaaccaaataatcagtttttggccaaaattgacaaaattgaaaggttaagactattgtgaaacttttatgaaaggtttggcctttttacaacatttggcctaaatttaaTAGATATCAGACAAAATGTATCAAAACTTATCCATTTTGAAAACTTTTTTCAATAATATCATGAAGTTATAAAATCGctaatcttattttattttgtactcgctccgtcccgtttaaaaagtcccatattctattttaagATGTCCAATTTAAAAAGTTCCATTActatttttgtaatgttttttcaTTGAATATTCCATTTTACCCTTCTTTTAgtcattttaaaataacaatttgaaaaatttcactataattaataaaggcaaaacatgaaaaaaaatatgaaaagacaagaataattaatgtttctTAATCCGTGTGTAAAAGCAAATAAGACTTTTTAagtgggacagagggagtattataattttttaatttataaattgaccCATAAACTTTGAAGACATTGGAATTAGTCAAATTTCCGAACTTAGACttcaatctctttggatttttacaGGCTTTTTACGGTTAATTACgtttttaatcctccaagtccATTGATATGCCTTAATAACGCCTGTTTGGGTTCCAGCATGCAAATCtatagctcgtcacccggacgattttgtgaatattaaaatttgtggttattttaggttatttttatagttcatttttttttatttatagaaacAGCCCGACATTTCGTATGAGTTTCCGAGAGTTTCTGTTTTTTTTGTTACAGGGTTCATGAGGTTTCCTGAACGagtctcaactatgagacgacacctttaagccttccacaGTCAAACTCCACTCGAGCCGTTTAGGTCCCTTGTAGGAGGCAATCTCtgaccccaaattttaaacggctgcatatatGAGTACGTTTCGAATCCGCGACCTCAATTAAGTTAGAAGAGCGACTTACCGATTCATCTACGTCTTGAAGTTAGagtttccaatttttaaaatgCTTTTGAAACCGCCCAAGTAATTATGTCAAAGTTTCCATACTTCTTATGCCATCACAGTACGTATTCAGCAATCACAATATATGGCTCTTCTTGGCGCTCGACCGGTCCAGTGCTGGACTGTAGTCCGACCAATTATAAATAAAGGGATTATGACACAAgtatctaaaaatttaaaaatatctataaaAGTATCCGTagacttttttatttacaaaaatatcgactgatttaaaattatttataaaactcccaaaaaataaatattatttacaaaaatacgatgtgtataatgtcggtataattatagTAAAATTTAAGTATATTAAATCTATAAAccagagaaataaaaaatagtattgggtttattattggtacaatttcagtatatttttggtaaatcgataattatttttttatatatattttctagttgataaatGTACGtcttttatatgtatttttcactatagttggtcaAGAGAATTTGTacattgttggtataattttagaatattattagtttaatttttagtatatgatGCGGTTTAATGTTTatctaatattaataaaattttagtatattttgatatgtataatcgtggtatattgttggtataattttgggatattattagtttaatttttagtatatgatttgatgtaatcttgataaatttttttatttagtgttaataaaattttaatgtgttctgatgtgtataatgttggtatataTTTTTAGGGGCCGTTTGATTCGCGCGGGAGGGGGGGGGGAATGATTTtcattgtttgtgtttgttttgtcaaattgtatCAGGGAATGGGAATTGGTTATCCCTTCAATGGAAATCACCCATTCCCTCCTACCCTATGGAAATGGACTGTGggaatgagaataaaaatttaacaaaatattttaataataaatatataattattaaaaaaatatttttaaatatttattttaaaaaatatatttaaaaataataaaaaaaatattttttttaaaataattttttaatttttttaaaattgattttttttaaaataactttttaattttttttatataaaaaattatctaaaaaaagtattttaaataaataataaataatttttattaaactttacccattcccattcctacactaattttgaaccaaacaaaaaatgaaaacaatcatttccATTTCCATTTCTTCGTATTCTGATTTCCATTCCGATTCCGattcccaaccttgaaccaaacgACCCCTTAGTTTATTAGTGATGGAAACcaaaatattatgaaccgaATCCGATGGGATTCGTCCACCGAGTCGATCTTGAGATTCGTCGAAGAATCTAAATATGATTTGATACCGAGAATAAAGGAGATTCTAGAAGACCAATCTCTTAGAAGAGCAGAAAACACATTCCTATTAGGAAACACATTCCTAAATAGATTTACATGTCAAATAGGAATCTCTTTcctatttaaattctaaaaggTATTCTCTCGCTACTACTATATAAGGAGTccgaggtatgcctaaacagcCAACTTacaataaatacaaatattctcccttaagcctaaactgacttaagcatcagagagctaatcggacaaaccgcCCGATAAGCCATttacactgttttgcaggattaacgCTGTCAAGATGCCggaatccatcaattggcgccgtctgtgggaaaagcttaataACTTCGAatcgaaggagcttttctgcGAATCAAATAAAATCTCATTGAAGGATGGCATCTGACGGGATTAATCTGGAGAACAATAAATATATCCAACGGAATTGCTAGGGTTTAGGGTGATAGAGGTGCACGTGAATGAATAAATTTGATAAACCTAAAGCAGACAGAATTATTAGccaaattaaaaggaaaagcaAGTGATTAAGTAACCAGCGAGTCACATTATATTGCCAAATATAAAAGAGAATGCAGGTTCAGCCATGATTTAGGAATTTGAATGgccatttaatatttttgaagcACGTTAAATTGCCGAGTTAGACAACGTCTCGGTCGAAACACTTATGTCTAATTCAAAATTGTGATATCccgtaaaaaaattgaagtttaatttgCAAGTTTCGGAAATTATTTGAATCGTTTTCGTATTTATAATTCGCTTGGGCgttcggtttaaaaaaataataataataaaaaaataaattaaattaaattaaaatttaaaatctggGTAGGAGtcgtggttcaaccaaaatttGGTTGAAATATTGTTTCGGGTCTCGTTAAAACGAGACCCTCTTGAAGTGATgttggtctcgtttgagaccaacAAGTTTCGAACGGGAATCTTCAAATTTTTGAAGAGTCTCGTTCGAAACTTTAAGTTTCGAACGAGATTCTTCAAAATCATGAAGAGTCTCGTTGGAAACttcaagtctcgaacgagaccttggTTCAAAATGGCTGGTCTCGAAGCGATCCTTTCggtattttaaaacgttttgaaaaccaAAAGTGTTCACCACATATCCATCAAACCCTAGCCTCTCTTTTCCTCTCAAAAATCGTCTTGAAATCCTCCTCCAATTTGCTCTGAAGTTCAGTAAGTATTCAAGCTTTAATTTCCGTTTTAATGTTTATAATCGACATCTCCGTTCATAGCTGATATCTCTTTCGTTTCAGAACCGAAATAGGTTCCGCTTCCTTCCAGAGATAGAAGACTCCCGTATCTTAACAAACCCCAATTTTCATTTCGTAAAACGGTACGTTATATTCCTCGTATTAGCTGCCGCCGTGTTACCGTTTTCTGGATATATTCTGTTTTGGTTCTAAATCGATCTCTTTGAATTTCAATCCGTTTGACAGCCGTTCGGAGATcaaaatcaattccgtttgtttcctGTGAAAGTAGACTCGCGCATCTATGTTTCTATACGTTTCTACAcctttcgttcgtcaaacggtacgtaaatgaACTCGTATTAATCGCCGCCGTCTCACCGTATTATTTGTTTAAAACTGTGAATAGTTAATATTTAGCTACTGCCGAATCAAACTTTTCATCCTTGGGCTTTGTTGTGAGATCTTAATGGTATTAATCTATGAGTTATTGGTTTGTTAAGTGTTAAATTTCTGTTTTGTGTTTTGAGATTTCGATTTAGATAGTTCTTCGATTGTTCTTAGTTTTCAAGCTTTTGTGAATGAGTTCTCGGTTTCGTTCGATTTCATTAGCTTGATTCATGTGTCTTACTTAGAGTGTTAATCTTGATTAGTTGATGGTTAAGGAATTATGAAGTTTGATTATTCAAgcttggtttgattttgtttctgcAAAATCATTTCTGGCCTTCTGCATATTTTGGTTACAATTAACATGTTAAATGAAGATGGTGATGAGGTGTTCTTATCCTATTGGTCCATTTAAATCTATTTTGGCTAAATGGTGACTTTGGTCactaaaattttatgttttaaatatattgatTTCTAAACTTAAATTAGTAACTATTTtgtattgattttgatttcaatttacgAAATttgtttcgacttattaattagcgatttaaataatgatattatttataaattgaaattactttgggctataatttttttttaaaatttaaattaatattaaacttattatggattatatatgattttataattgactatattaaatgagaaTTTGGGGATTTcgtttaattttaaagttttcaaaattagttatattattttaagacctaaaaataatattcgtgttatttaaaaattaaattaataattattattaattattattaattgttaaattgatatttttggcttagaatgcctttggaattaaatttatattagtgatttatttagttaattaattatttgagatatttgccggtaatatttagTTACTTGGgctttaagctattga
This region of Mercurialis annua linkage group LG1-X, ddMerAnnu1.2, whole genome shotgun sequence genomic DNA includes:
- the LOC126666116 gene encoding probable esterase KAI2, which produces MEAILKAHNVNVFGSGEQVIVLGHGFGSDQSVWRYLVPYLTADYRVVLYDTMGAGTTNPEYFDFDRYSNLEGFAYDVIAILEELQVKSCIFIGHCHSGIVGIIASIFRPDLFSKLIMLCSSPRLLNDKDYIGGFDEEELNQILHGIHSNFEAWCVGFAPMIVGGDMDSPAVQEFSRTLFNMRPDIALWVCKANFLYDKRPILPKVKIPCHILQSSADRTSSVPTAEYLHRHLGGPSIVEAMSTAGHLPQLSSPDVVVSIVLKHIRLQIT